Below is a genomic region from Microbacterium sp. KUDC0406.
CAGGATGCCGAGCAGCGCGCCACCGACGGCCCAGCCGATGATGCCGCTGTAGGTGAGGCGCCACACCAGGGCATGCGGGCTGGCGAGGGTGCCGCGGGCGTACCGGCGTCCGACGCGCGCGGGGACGAACCCCTCGCCCATGTCGCGCACGGACTGCAGGGCGATCGCGACCGCCGCCAGTACCAGCCCGAACGCGAGACCGAACAGGGCCGGCCACCAGTCGTTCGCATCGTACGGCCGGGCCTGCTCCGCCCAGCCGAACGGCGACAGCCACACCGGCCACGCGCTCTCGATGCTGGTCAGATCGTCGCTGGGCGTGCCCGCGACGTTGCCGATGCCGTTCACCAGGAACGTGGCGACGAGGATCCAGACGGTGAGGGCGTTCGCCCCGCGCGAGGTGCGCATCAGCTGTGCGGCCATCAGCCCGATGCCGAGGAACGCGATGCCCGTCGTGGCCGTTACCGCGCCGGTCAGCCAGGAGCCCTCTGCGTCGACACCGGATCCGATGAGGGATGCTGCGACCAGCAGTCCGAGCACGAGGTTCGCCGCCAGCCCGAGGATGAGCGTCGCCACGGTCGGCCTGAAGCGCCCGGCCGGGGTGGCGGCGACGAGTTCGGAGCGTCCAGCCTCCTCGTCGCCGCGGGTGTGCCGCACCGCGAGGAAGGTACTCATGAGTGCGGCGAGCATGGTCAGCCAGGGCAGGATCTCGAAGGAGAGGAACGCGCCCTCCGACGCCCCGGAGGGCAGCCCGCGGAACATCATGATGACCGGGTTGGCCATCACCGCGGCGAGCACATCGACGCGGTCGGCGTGCGTGGAGTACGACTGGGTGACCCCGGCGAAGCCGGCGGCGGCCATCAGCACGGTGGCGAGGATCCAGAGCAGCAGCTGCAGCCAGTCCCGGCGCAGACGCTGCTTCAGCAGAGTGATCATCGCGACACCTTCTCGTGGGCGCGGCGCGACCTTCGCGGGTGGGTCCCTGAGCCTGTCGAAGGGTCCTCGGCGGCGCGGAGGGCGGCGAGATCGTCGCCGTAGTGCCGCAGGAACAGCTCCTCGAGGGAGGGCGGCTCGATCCGCAGGCCAGGGACGGCGCGCTGCGAGAGCACCGGAAGCACGGCGGGGATGGCATCGCTGTCGACGGTGAACCGGGCGCGACCCTCTCCGACGGCGCCGTCGTGCGCCTCGGGGAGGCCGGCGAGGGCGGAGGCATCCGTCGCCTCGAACGACACCTCGGTGCGCGTCAGGTGGCGCAGCTCGGAGAGCGTGCCGCTCTCGACGATCCTGCCGGCACGGATGATGCTGACGCGGTCGCAGAGCAGCTCGACCTCGGAGAGGATGTGGCTGGACAGCAGCACGGTCGCACCGGCGTCGTGCAGCCGGTGCATCTCGTCGCGGAAGACGACCTCCATCAGCGGGTCCAGCCCGCTGGTCGGCTCGTCGAGGATGTAAAGCTCGGCGGGCACGGCGAACGCGGCGATGAGTGCGACCTTCTGCCGGTTGCCCTTCGAGTAGGCGCGCCCCTTCTTGCGGGGGTCGAACTGGAAGGCGGCCATCAGCCGCTCCCGTTCGGCGCGGTAGTCACGGTCCTTGGTGTTCGCCCCGCGCAGGCGGGCGAGGAAGTCGATCGCCTCACCGCCGAAGAGGTTCGGCCATACGCTGACGTCGCCCGGCACGTAGGCGATGCGCCGGTGCAGGCGGGACGCCGCGTGCCACGGCTCTTCACCGAACACGGAGGCCTCCCCGCCGGAGCGGCGGGCGAGGCCCAGCAGGATGCGGATCGTGGTGGACTTGCCTGCGCCGTTCGGGCCGAGGAAGCCGTGCACCTGACCGGCTTCCACCTCGAGGTCGAGTCCGTCGAGCGCGTGCACGCGACCGTAGGTCTTGGTCAGACCGCGCGTGCTGATGATGGTGTTCATGAGAGGCGACGGTACACCTATTTCATGAATTCGTGAACTACGTGAATGCGATCCTGACGAAACCCTCGCGAAACCCTCGCCGATGCCGTTCGCCGATGCCGTTCGCCTGCCAGTTCCGGTCTCACTCGTTGTGGGTGCTCCGGCCGAACACCCACAACGAGTGAGACCGGAGCCAGGGGGGCATCAGCCGACCGAGACGGCCACCGTGTGCCAGCCCGTCGCGCCGTCCGGTGCCGGGGGAGCGGATGCCCCGGTCTGGGCCTCTCCGTCGGAACCGATCGCGCGGCAGCGGAGCTCGTGCTCGCCGGCATCCGCCTGCCAGGGCAGCACCCACTGCACCCAGGTGTCGTCCGAGATCGCGCTGGCCAGCTCCGCGCGCTGCCAGGGGCCGTCGTCGATCTGCACCTCGACACCGGAGACGCCGGCGTGTGGCTGCCACGCGACGCCGGCGATCATGGTGTCGCCGGACGGGATCGGGGTGCGGGCGCGCGGCACGTCGATGCGGGACTGCAGCTTGATCGGCCCCTTCGCGGACCAGCCGCGGTCGGTCCAGTAGGCCGTCGCGCGGTCGAACCGGGTCACCTCGAGATCGGTGACCCATTTCGTCGCCGACACGTAGCCGTACAGCCCCGGTACGACCATCCGCACCGGGAATCCGTGTTCGAGCGGCAACGGCTCGCCGTTCATGCCAATGGCGAGCAGCGCGTCGCGGTCGTCGGTGAGCGCCTCGAGCGGAGTGCCGGCGGTGAACCCGTCGACCGAGGTGGAGAGCACCATGTCGGCGTCGGCATCGGGCTGCGCCCGCTTCAGCAGTTCACGGATCGGGTAGCCGAGCCACACCGCGTTGCCGACCAGGTCTCCGCCGACGGTGTTCGACACGCACGACAGGGTGACGGCCGTCTCCTGGAGGGGCAGTGCGAGCAGCTCGTCCCAGGTCAGTGTCACCTCGTGGGCGACCAGACCGTGGATGCGCAGTCGCCAATCGACGGGATCCACCGAGGGCACGACGAGGGCAGTGTCGATGCGGTAGAAGTCCTGGTTCGGCGTGATCAGCGGGGTGAGTCCGGGGGTGCCGAGTTCGGCATCCGCCGGGGTCGCCGGGGCGGGGGAGGCCGCGCGGGGCAGGCGGATGGCTTCGCGGACCGCGGTGACGGCCGTCGAGCCGGCACGGGCCAGCGAGCCGGCTGCGGCGAGGACGGCTCCGGCCACCGCGGTGCCGGTGGCCCAGGCGAGGAACCTGCGGCGGGACA
It encodes:
- a CDS encoding ABC transporter permease translates to MITLLKQRLRRDWLQLLLWILATVLMAAAGFAGVTQSYSTHADRVDVLAAVMANPVIMMFRGLPSGASEGAFLSFEILPWLTMLAALMSTFLAVRHTRGDEEAGRSELVAATPAGRFRPTVATLILGLAANLVLGLLVAASLIGSGVDAEGSWLTGAVTATTGIAFLGIGLMAAQLMRTSRGANALTVWILVATFLVNGIGNVAGTPSDDLTSIESAWPVWLSPFGWAEQARPYDANDWWPALFGLAFGLVLAAVAIALQSVRDMGEGFVPARVGRRYARGTLASPHALVWRLTYSGIIGWAVGGALLGILATTLSGLAGEISGSNPAVEDILNKIAQAGSIDETLITVFFTMLGVLAACAAVQIVVRARQEEAHGTAENVLAQPVGRVRWLADYVLVATVAVLIIAGAAMGAAYLGLVANEGEAELFRVVTVVGLGQALAACVFILIAAVLFVLIPRATIPLAWAAVLLATVFGMFGPLFGLPEWTTRFSPFAVSPIVANGDVDLRGLWWLVLAVVVGAVASLSLMRRRELHPVA
- a CDS encoding ABC transporter ATP-binding protein codes for the protein MNTIISTRGLTKTYGRVHALDGLDLEVEAGQVHGFLGPNGAGKSTTIRILLGLARRSGGEASVFGEEPWHAASRLHRRIAYVPGDVSVWPNLFGGEAIDFLARLRGANTKDRDYRAERERLMAAFQFDPRKKGRAYSKGNRQKVALIAAFAVPAELYILDEPTSGLDPLMEVVFRDEMHRLHDAGATVLLSSHILSEVELLCDRVSIIRAGRIVESGTLSELRHLTRTEVSFEATDASALAGLPEAHDGAVGEGRARFTVDSDAIPAVLPVLSQRAVPGLRIEPPSLEELFLRHYGDDLAALRAAEDPSTGSGTHPRRSRRAHEKVSR
- a CDS encoding molybdopterin-dependent oxidoreductase; the encoded protein is MGGSARWAAAAAGVAAALLGAGAGELVAALFAPTSSPFAVVGGALIDAAPAWAKDTAIAWFGTNDKIALLVGIGIVLLAASAVAGLCEARWPRSGVIAFAVLGVGVGILALTRPDAGFTAWVPSVLAGTAAAVALRLLMRLVPVAAQRMQAGSTPAGTMPGVSADERDSVPASVSGTGTVSRRRFLAWATGTAVAGAVLAAAGSLARAGSTAVTAVREAIRLPRAASPAPATPADAELGTPGLTPLITPNQDFYRIDTALVVPSVDPVDWRLRIHGLVAHEVTLTWDELLALPLQETAVTLSCVSNTVGGDLVGNAVWLGYPIRELLKRAQPDADADMVLSTSVDGFTAGTPLEALTDDRDALLAIGMNGEPLPLEHGFPVRMVVPGLYGYVSATKWVTDLEVTRFDRATAYWTDRGWSAKGPIKLQSRIDVPRARTPIPSGDTMIAGVAWQPHAGVSGVEVQIDDGPWQRAELASAISDDTWVQWVLPWQADAGEHELRCRAIGSDGEAQTGASAPPAPDGATGWHTVAVSVG